One window of the Bacteroidales bacterium genome contains the following:
- a CDS encoding T9SS type A sorting domain-containing protein yields MKKLILIAASIALSFAGYSQTATNFSCKDCSGVDHELYTELDAGKVIILTWVMPCGPCAGPTITTHNVVQSYQTSHPGKVIMYLCDDYADTPCVSLASWANGIGTTNVTLFSNSAIRMEDYGTPGMPKIVVIGGPEYLVYYNSNNTVNHVLLQAAINQAIAATTVGIGENEPSINSLNLFPNPTRGNSTLNFDLKEPSPVTIEILNQTGQIISQQFYGNPNSGSNTFEVNTETLPSGIYIVRLRANNQVSMAKLAVGF; encoded by the coding sequence ATGAAAAAACTGATTTTAATTGCTGCTTCGATAGCTTTATCCTTTGCTGGTTACTCACAAACTGCCACAAATTTTTCATGTAAAGATTGTTCAGGTGTTGATCACGAGCTTTACACCGAGCTTGATGCAGGGAAAGTGATTATTCTGACCTGGGTTATGCCCTGCGGGCCTTGTGCCGGGCCAACCATTACCACTCATAATGTTGTTCAAAGCTATCAAACCAGCCACCCCGGAAAAGTGATCATGTATCTTTGCGATGATTATGCCGACACGCCCTGTGTTTCCTTAGCAAGCTGGGCAAATGGAATAGGGACAACCAATGTTACGCTGTTTTCAAATTCAGCAATCCGGATGGAGGATTACGGTACTCCCGGTATGCCAAAGATTGTGGTGATCGGAGGCCCTGAATACCTGGTGTATTATAATTCCAATAATACAGTAAATCATGTTTTGCTGCAGGCTGCCATCAATCAGGCTATTGCGGCTACCACAGTCGGGATTGGAGAAAATGAACCATCCATTAACAGTTTAAATCTTTTTCCTAACCCTACCAGAGGGAATTCGACCCTTAATTTTGATCTTAAAGAACCTTCACCGGTCACCATCGAAATTCTCAATCAAACAGGCCAGATCATTTCTCAGCAGTTTTATGGCAATCCGAATTCGGGAAGTAACACTTTTGAAGTGAATACGGAAACACTTCCTTCCGGGATTTATATTGTCAGGTTACGTGCAAATAATCAGGTCAGTATGGCAAAACTTGCTGTCGGTTTCTAA